The DNA sequence TACATCGGCGCGTTCATCTGGTGGGTTGGGATCGCCCACGGCGGGATCATCCTCTCGGCTGCCGTTCGGCTGCTGGGGATGGACCGGTATATGCCGGTCGCGCGCCTCGCCGAATTGCTGACGATCAGCGGACTCTCCGCGGCGGGCTTCTATATTATCGTCCACCTCGGTCGGCCCGATCGAATGGTCACCAGCGTCATCGGCCACTACCACATCACGGTCCACGGCTCGCCGCTGGTGTGGGACGTGACCGTCATCACGGCCTACTTCGTGTTGACGGCGACCTACCTCGGGCTCACGCTTCGATACGACGTGGCCCGGCTGCGCGATCAGCTGCCCGATCGGCTCGATCCGATCTATCGGGCCATGACGATCGGCTACACGAAAAAAGAAGACGCGATCATCGAGCGCATGGTCTGGTGGATCGCGCTCGCGATCATTATCATGGCGCCGCTGTTGCTCCACGGTGGCGTCATCCCGTGGCTGTTCGCCGTGTTACCGAACTATCCGACCTGGTTCGGCGGCGTGCAGGGGCCGCAGTTTCTCACGATCGCACTCACGTCAGCCATCAGCGGCGTGATCATCCTCTCGTTCGCGTTCCGGCGCGCGTACGATTGGGATCACATCATCACTGATGACATCTTCCGCGGACTGTTGCTGTGGCTCGGGTTCTTTTGTCTCCTCTTCCTGTGGCTGCAACTCCAGCAGAACATCACTGGCCTCTTCAAGGCCCCTGTCGACTTGACTATTGCAGCCATCGCCAGAGCCACCAACCCCATATACATCACGTCGATGTCGCTGGTCTTCCTGACGCTGTCGTACATTTTCGCTCAGTCGATCCGGCCGGCGCTGTTCACCAAGCGGCGGGCCGTCATCGCTGGCCTCGCCGTCCTCACCGCGACGATCCTCGAGAAAGTCCTGTTCGTCGTCGAGGGGTTCTTACACCCCACCTTCGACATCTACGAGGCCGTTCCAGGCGTCTACGTCCCAGGGTTGATCGAGGTCCTGTCGATTCTCGGAACGATCGGCATGGTCTGTTTGTTCTTCCTCACCGTCGCCAAGATCTTCCCAGTGGTCGAACTCCACGCGATCGAACACCTGCGTGACGGCCACGAGTCGATCAACGACCACGAGTAGCGGCGAGCAGTCCCCGTTTTCGCGTTCTATCGACCGGCTGAAAGCGGAATCTGTGGGTCCTCGAGCCGCCGGTAGACCACCAGCAGCTATTTACCTGATGGTGCTAAAGCTGTTTTTAGAGATGTCTAAACTTTACCCGACCATCGATCAACCTGCGAGTGAGGTGCGATGAACGAGCTGCTGGACGTGTTGTTCGCGTCGCTCCGGGACGGCTACGTCCAGGTGAGCGCGTTCGTTGCGGTGACGGTGCTTGCGTTCGGGCTGGTCCAGTATCGGACCGACGGCGCGCTCATCAGCGCGATCGAGGACAACGAGCGACTGCAGGTGCTCTTCGGCGGGCTGCTAGGACTGACGCCCGGCTGTGGCGGCGCGATCGTCGTCATGCCGCTGTACGTCCGTGGGACAGTCAGTTTCGGGACCGTCGTCGCGACGCTCGGCGCGACTGCGGGTGACTCGGCGTTCGTCATCCTCGCGCTCGCCCCCGAAGCCGCGCTCTACGCCTACGCTATCGCCTTTGCGGCCTCCGTCGCGACCGGCTATCTCGTCGATTCCGTCGGCCTCGGCGTCTCGCGGGTCGACGCTGCCGTCGCGCGACTCTCGCCTGCCGCGCGGCCCGACGGCGGTACTGCCGTCAACGGCGGTGTCACGCCGAATCCAGCCCATGACTACTGCGGGCCGGCACCGACTCACGCCCACGAGACGGGGCCGGATCGTCGCTCTCGAGTCCTCACACCCCTCTCCCATCTCGCACACGTCACGTGGTGGATCGCCGCCGTCGCGGGACTGGTCCTCGGGACGCTCTACCTGCTTCGCGGCGGCCCCGAGGTCGCACTCGAGGTCGGCGTCGGCTTCGACGGCCTCTTTACGATCGTCGGCATCACCGGTGCAGTGCTGTCGCTGTACCTCTACCTGGTCGGTCGCCACTACGTCGGTGAAGGGGAGATCGCGCGGGCTCGAGACTCCTTTCGCTCGACCTACGATACGCTCACCCACGCCGCGATGGAGACCAGCTTCGTCACCGTCTGGGTGCTCGTGGCCTTCCTCGTCTACGAGTACGCCGTGGTTCTGACGGGGCTGAACGTCGCCACCCTTGCCGCAACGGCGGGCGTGCTGGCTCCGATCGGCGGCGCAGCTGTGGGCCTGATCCCCGGCTGTGGCCCCCAGATCCTGCTGACAAGTGTCTATGCCGAGGGTGGCTTGCCTTTTTCGGCGCTGACCGCCAACGCGATCGCTCAAGATGGGGACGCCCTGTTCCCGCTGCTGGCCGTCGACGCCAAGGCTGCCGTCGTCGCGACTATCTACAACTTCCTCCCCGCCGTCGTCGTTGGCGTCGCACTCAACCTGCTGTGGGGGCCCGTCTTCGGCATGGCGGAGTTCGGCTTCGGCGTACTGTGAGGGTGCTCCGAGCAGTATCGCGGCGTGTTCGGTGCTGTTGGTGGCGCAATCGTATTTCCACTCCCTTCACTAATCCGGTAGCATAGGACATTATATTTTAGTAGTATACTATAGATATTATGGGACAGATAATGGATAATATATTCGAGACGGACAACGGACTCTCGATGCGATCGGCTGATGCGAAATATAACGGCCTCTTCGACAGCGCTACAATCTGGGTGAACCGGTGAGACGATGCGCCGACTCTTACAGGCAAAAACGGCTGTTCAAAAGCGGCTGCCCGCGGTTTCTCGACTCTCCGTCGCGGCGCTGCTTTTCGCGCTGGCGCTACTCGCTGTGGTTGTCGCAGCAAGTGTCGTCGAATCCGAATTCCCGTCGAGCACTTCCGTAGACGTGTGGGTCGCTTCATCGCGACTCGTCCTCTGGAGCACCATTGTCGTTCTCATGCTCGTCACGATCAGTGGCTATCTGCTCTCTCGACGGTACGAGGAGGTGCTCCTCGATCAGTGGAGTCAGTTGTCGAGTTGGGCGCAGGCGATCGTCGCTGGTATCGTCTGTGGAACGGTCGTTGCAATCGGTCTCGGTGTCGCCACTCTTGCTGGAGCGGTCCCGCTGGCGTTAGTCCCTGTGGGATCGCTGATCGCCTGGCCTGTTGCGACGGTCTGTACGCTCCGCCAGCGCCGCAAACCGCATGCGGACGATTCCTCGTCCGCGCTGGAGTCGCTACTTATCACGGTCGGATACGCGCAGGCCAAGCACCTCCAGACACGCACGCTCGCTGGCATCGTGGGTCTTGTCGGTGCCGTCCTCGGAAGCGTCGGCGTTCGTGTGCTGCTCTCGTGGTTCCCGTGGTTCGACGGGACCCTCACACCACTTCAGACTGCCGTCCTCGCTGTGTGTGGATGGCTACTCGCGACGGTGATCGTCTACAATCGCTACGCGTCGACGATCACCGATCGGATCGATCTCCAGCTCGTTGCCGTCTCGAGCCCGGAACTACGGGACGGTCGCGAGCTGACGATCAAAAACACCGGAACCGTCCCCGTCGAGTTGACGCAAGCGAAGCTTCGTGATACGAACCGTGACTGCTATCAGTTCGGTGTCGGCGTCACGCTCGGACCGGGCGCGTGCTGCTCGTTCGCGGTTCCGGCGTCGTTTTCGCTCGAGTCGAATGAAACCACGATGGCTCTTCCGCTTGGGTATACGCTCACACAGGGGAGCGAACACCCGATTATTTACACTCGAGACGGCGAGCAGTACGTCCTCCGGGAAGGGACTGAACTGCTGGATCGTGATTCCACCCGAGAGACGACCCGACAGACGGTCGCGCTAGGTGTCGAACCAACGCCACAGGAGTAGTCGAACCCGGATTCCACCATGCTATGTGACGATCTCGAATGCGAGTCGACACTGCGAGAGATCAGCGTACTTCGCCAGCAGCCGACGACGGACGATTCGTCGATAGGAATCGAGTCGAACGACCGTCGATCGCCCGCTCGACTCGAGTCCAGCGTCACGGCGATCGCGACGCTGGCGCCCGATCGATTGGCCGGCGGACTCGGTGTCCGTATTGCCCGGAAACGGAGTCCGGTCGAGTTGTTGTTTCGGTTACCTCTTCTGACACGTCCTGATGACGGGCTGGGAGACGAGTCGGCGGTTTCGGTCGTGGCTCCGTCTCCGTTAACCGGGACGAAAACAGGACATCGCAAGAGTTCGGGTTCGGCTGTCATCCCAGCAAGCTATCTGAACTGTACCGACCAGTCTGGCGGTATCCACAATCAGTCCGCCATCGAGCCGATACGTGCTCCTCGTTCGGCCACCGACACGGTGGGTAAC is a window from the Natrinema sp. HArc-T2 genome containing:
- a CDS encoding putative manganese transporter, which produces MNELLDVLFASLRDGYVQVSAFVAVTVLAFGLVQYRTDGALISAIEDNERLQVLFGGLLGLTPGCGGAIVVMPLYVRGTVSFGTVVATLGATAGDSAFVILALAPEAALYAYAIAFAASVATGYLVDSVGLGVSRVDAAVARLSPAARPDGGTAVNGGVTPNPAHDYCGPAPTHAHETGPDRRSRVLTPLSHLAHVTWWIAAVAGLVLGTLYLLRGGPEVALEVGVGFDGLFTIVGITGAVLSLYLYLVGRHYVGEGEIARARDSFRSTYDTLTHAAMETSFVTVWVLVAFLVYEYAVVLTGLNVATLAATAGVLAPIGGAAVGLIPGCGPQILLTSVYAEGGLPFSALTANAIAQDGDALFPLLAVDAKAAVVATIYNFLPAVVVGVALNLLWGPVFGMAEFGFGVL
- the nrfD gene encoding NrfD/PsrC family molybdoenzyme membrane anchor subunit; this encodes MGTKTPSEADILRPIGSTSRTYFIMVAIAGLAFVAFLLGWAYQLQEGLVVTALGDWGSGGGATWGIYIGAFIWWVGIAHGGIILSAAVRLLGMDRYMPVARLAELLTISGLSAAGFYIIVHLGRPDRMVTSVIGHYHITVHGSPLVWDVTVITAYFVLTATYLGLTLRYDVARLRDQLPDRLDPIYRAMTIGYTKKEDAIIERMVWWIALAIIIMAPLLLHGGVIPWLFAVLPNYPTWFGGVQGPQFLTIALTSAISGVIILSFAFRRAYDWDHIITDDIFRGLLLWLGFFCLLFLWLQLQQNITGLFKAPVDLTIAAIARATNPIYITSMSLVFLTLSYIFAQSIRPALFTKRRAVIAGLAVLTATILEKVLFVVEGFLHPTFDIYEAVPGVYVPGLIEVLSILGTIGMVCLFFLTVAKIFPVVELHAIEHLRDGHESINDHE